Proteins co-encoded in one Sinobacterium norvegicum genomic window:
- a CDS encoding acyltransferase family protein: protein MRYLSIDIMRGMTVVAMILVNTPGSWQYIYPPLAHAEWHGYTPTDLIFPFFLFIVGSAMSLSLGRDRSAYPVKFQRLSSRSLKIFFLGLALHFYAANFSWENLRLMGVLQRIGIAYFIAGLIVLSCRRRQRVLISIVILAVYTLLLFSVDEPFGLAANVVGVIDRQLLGAAHMWSIDGIAFDPEGLLSTIPCVVTVLLGYEATAYLSAEKNRQQAVKTLTMAALGLMLAGYVLSLWLPINKSLWTASYVLVTGAWAVLVLAVLVLIVDIYGKQAWGRCFVWFGANALILYVVSWAWTATYYKFSIAGQPAYDFIYQAFVTPIGDVYLASLAFAVAHILLFSLLAWQLYRKKIFIKV from the coding sequence ATGCGTTACCTTTCAATTGATATCATGCGGGGCATGACGGTTGTCGCCATGATCTTGGTGAACACCCCGGGCTCTTGGCAATATATCTATCCGCCATTGGCTCATGCCGAATGGCATGGTTATACGCCTACAGATTTAATATTTCCGTTTTTTCTATTTATTGTCGGCTCTGCCATGAGCCTGTCACTGGGTCGAGATCGTAGTGCTTACCCGGTAAAATTTCAGCGCTTAAGCAGTCGCAGTCTTAAAATATTTTTTCTCGGTTTGGCGTTGCATTTCTATGCAGCTAATTTCAGTTGGGAAAACCTGCGGCTGATGGGAGTGTTACAGCGTATTGGTATCGCCTACTTTATCGCTGGGTTGATAGTGCTCAGTTGTCGGCGGCGCCAGCGTGTACTGATCAGTATTGTTATATTGGCTGTATATACACTGTTACTATTCTCTGTCGACGAGCCCTTTGGTCTGGCCGCCAATGTTGTCGGCGTGATTGATCGCCAGTTGCTCGGCGCTGCTCATATGTGGTCCATCGATGGTATTGCCTTCGACCCAGAGGGTTTGTTAAGTACCATTCCCTGTGTGGTCACGGTGTTGCTGGGGTATGAGGCGACGGCTTATCTCAGTGCCGAAAAAAACCGTCAACAAGCGGTAAAGACATTAACAATGGCTGCGCTTGGGCTGATGCTGGCAGGGTATGTACTTAGCCTGTGGTTACCGATCAATAAAAGCCTGTGGACAGCAAGCTATGTCCTGGTAACAGGCGCTTGGGCGGTGCTGGTCTTGGCGGTTTTAGTGCTTATTGTCGATATTTATGGCAAGCAGGCCTGGGGGCGTTGCTTTGTCTGGTTTGGCGCCAACGCGTTAATTTTGTATGTGGTTTCGTGGGCCTGGACGGCGACTTATTATAAGTTCAGTATTGCCGGTCAGCCAGCCTATGACTTTATCTATCAAGCTTTCGTAACACCGATAGGCGATGTTTATCTGGCGTCACTGGCATTCGCCGTCGCACATATTCTGCTGTTTTCACTGCTGGCTTGGCAGCTTTATCGGAAAAAAATCTTTATCAAGGTTTAG